Within Triticum dicoccoides isolate Atlit2015 ecotype Zavitan chromosome 1B, WEW_v2.0, whole genome shotgun sequence, the genomic segment CGGTCCTATTGGACTAGCACCTTGGAGAAGAAGCCATCACTGTCAGAATAGCCGCAAATCCAAAAGCCAAACCACCATTATTTCTCACAGGCCTCACGTCGGCATTATACTTCCAATATCTCCATTGAAATACGGAAATGGAAATAGGATAATGATAAATGGAAAAGCGAGAAAAATCCTTTAGGAGTATATATGGTACAAATGTAGCAAAGTGGATCAAGGCGGTAGATTTTGAATCCCCCATGCGTGGGTTCAGTTCCCTATGTTCGATCATCACATTTTTGCAACTTTTAAAATGTAAAATTTGATATTCATAGTTACTACGGTGATGGAGAATGGtattattgctatttcttttgctTTTCTTAGTTTTTCTTCGAATCGCAGGATAACCCAAGAGGTAGTGAGTTTTTGTGGGCTTTCTCTTCACTCGATCCATGGGGTGGTCCATATGGTTCTTAACTACCCCGCTTACTACAGGGTGTATAACTATGCATTCATCTACCCCTGTCATCCAACTAGCTGTGCCGGCCCCATCCttaccaaaacagaatataatataacaATTAGAATATGAAAAAAAGATGTGTTTTGTCTGATTAGGTTGGCAAGCCCAAAGTATGATGTTGTTACGATATGGCAGGCCCAAAGTCAATGACAAGATCGAGCTCTTTATAATAGGGTGCTAGTATCGCTGACTTTGCTAGGTCCTTTGATCAGTCATTATTGAGAAATCATAAGTAGTTAACACCATACACCATTTGTTTTTTCatatccatctctatctctagtgaCATAAAAGTTAATAATACCACCACTACGACATGCATGACACAGACGTCTTTGTAGATTATGCCGAGAAGCACAGTTGAATGTATCGGGTTGCAAGTTGCATCTTGAAGATGTACTTGCACCCCAGCTTGGCCTCGATTGTTGCCCAAACAAATTAATGCAGCTAGAGGCACTCTTCCCATGTCAAGACAAGTTTGCCTTTGGTCTCATTGCTACGATGACTCTCCACCCTCTATTGAATTCtcacttttatgatagtttttTTTGAAGCACCAACTGTGCAACAATTGTCCTACGGTGATTTTCTCAATAACATGAAAAGTAATATTTACAAGACTAGTTACAAAGAGAGAAAAGTAATAACTTAATCATTCATTTACATGCAtttcgaaaagaaaagaaaagaaaagaaacatttCAACTCTAAACAATGTATAAAGTGTTAGGGACTTCAATTATTACGGACACACTCATCCAAGAGCAATGTTCACCATTAGAGGATCTGGATTGCTATTTCTCAATCGGCTGAGAAATACTATTCCTCAATCAGCTCATAAATCACTAGATGTGTACATAGTGATTCGTTAGGATTATTCGTTCAGCTTTTCTTCTTTCCTTGGTGCATGCTTTACGTCGTTTTTAATTACTTTTGCGggttattattttatttttgttccccTTTTCACACGCAGCTAAAGTTGCATGCTCAATGCCTGAGTACAATTATAGTTGCACGCATGTCCAGCCTCGCACAACTACAATTGCACATTCGTCGACCTGGTGCAACTACAGTTGCATGCCTGTCGGCCTAATGCGACTGCACGTCCGCCACTCTAGCACAACTACATTTACATACCCGCCACCCACCACAACTATATAGCTACATGCCGGCTGCCCTAGCACAACTGCACATCCACCGCCCATGCGCAACTAACACTACACACCCCTAGTCAGCCCACGTGAGAAAACATTTATTTGTCAAACGATGATCTACCACACCCTGTAAGGTTGAACAAGTTCAAGACTTGTTGGCACTAAAGAAATGAAAGACGAAATAACATGGGAAAACTTCTCCAAAACATTAGCAAAAAAAAGGTCCAATGGCTAGATCAAACTCTTCATCAAGGGTTGTGACTGTCAAGGATTTCCTAGGTCCTTTCACAAATCGTCATTCACAAATAAGAAATATTATTAATATACGCCTTCTATCTATTTCACAACTAATAAATCTCATTGAATAACACAATATGTTCATCTTGGTTATCCGTACACACTTAACTGTTCAAAGTATTGCGGTTGTTGTGTAGGCACAACTACGCATGTTGCATTTCTGAATGACTTCACCCCTGCTTGACCTCGATTGTAACCCAAACTCATTAATGCAGCTGAAGCAACACTTTCCATGTCAAGACAAGTCTGGCTATGTTTTCATTGCAATGATGCATCTCCCTACATCCATCCTAAACTAAATGATCACTTATAATAAACTGAATATTTCCTTTACgtacatttcaaaaaaaaaaatacatGTTTCAACTCTAAACTATGTCAGATTATTACTGAAAGATTCATCCAAGTGCAACGTTTATCATGAAAATTCATCCAAGTGCAACGTTTATCATGAAATGTTCAACAAGCTCAAGACTTGTTGGTCTTACAAAAATAGGAGACATaataacatggcaaaataattTCAATAAACTATGGCAGGAAAAAAAATCAATGGCTAGATCAAACTCGTCATCAAGGGGTGCGGAAGGACATTGCCAACAACTACACAGAGAAAAAACTAGTATGGTGCCCTAGTACACCAAGAAAAACTGAAGTCATCGTAAGCTTATATGGTGTGCAGTTAGCAAAATCCAACAAGGAAACAATGTCCTATGGTCCTCACCTGGTGGTACTTCCCTTGGCTGATCCATTTGCTATAGGCGAGGCTGCATGCACGGCCCGCGAGATATTTACTCAACTATTCTGTTTTGTCTCGAATCTTAGAAGGAATCTAAGCCTGGTGTTTCTGCTAGAAAAAAACACAGCGTACTGTACTAGTGATGTATCTAACCAAGATATTGTTATGGAAGATGATGTTTTGTAATGATCTCGTTGAGCTCTGAAGGAGCAAGATTAAATCGCTACCCTATTACAATATAGTTTAATCATAAAATCAATCCATAAATTTGGTCATATGAAACATAAAGTTACTCACAACAGTAGTACAAATTTCTTGGAACAACAGATACAACAAAGGCTGACACTAATAGTTACCTATcttattcgacataacatacatgtTGAAACTCCGACCCAGGAACCAACCTACAGATTGCGGGCCCTATGCAGCGTGAGAAGGCGCCCTGCAACATCTGTCATTGATGGTCTTTTATCAGCATCAAGGTTAAGACACTCAACAGCAATATCTACCAACTTGTTAAGAAATTCCAAATCTCCTGTCATTGCAATTTCCTTATCAAAGAGCTCAGTCATGCTCTCCCCATTTTGGTGACACTCTAGGAAGCTCCTCACTAGGCTATTATTGTCAGAATGAGTGGCCCTCCTCCTGCTAATGAGCTCTAAGATGACAACCCCAAAACTGTAGACATCACTTTTATCGGTCAATCGACCTGTTTGTAGGTACACTGGATCCATATAGGACATGTCACCTATGATGTTTCTAGTGTGCTCCTTTCCTTTTGCAATCAACCTCGATATGCCAAAATCCGCGATCTTTGGGGAAAAGTTCTCATCCAGGAGTATGTTTGCTGGTTTAACATCACCATGCAGGATTGTGTTGTGGGTTTGTGAGTGCATATAAGATAGACCATGTGCCGAGTCTTCAAGAATACTTAGACGTACATCCAAGTCAAGAAGGTCCTTGTTGTCAGCTCTATGAAGATTGTCATCCAAGCTTCCTTTGGAGATGAATTCATAGACTAGCATGGGGTTATCCACTTCGAGGCAACAACCTATAAGCCTTACGATGTTCTTGTGGCTGACTTGAGATAGGATGGTGACTTCATTTGGAAATTGCTCCTTCTCTAGGACACTACGACCATTTGGTTTCTTTACTGCGACGATAACTCCATCAACAACACCCTTGTAAACTTCACCAAAGCCACCTTTACCAATTACATTGCTACTCTTTAAAATTGGTTTGAGATCCCCCCTTGTGTAAATCTTAATAGTTCTAGCTTTCTCTAATGTAAGACCACCATTCTTTCGGTAAAAGTCTCTGGCCTTCTGCTTCTCTTTGCGAAGAACAAAAAAGAATGCAAGAAATGCCAAGACAAGAATGCCACCTATTGCACCTACATGGGCAAAGAAACAAACTTAACTATTGTAATAATCAAAATTTCTGGTCATTAATTACTTTGCCATCAAACTCAACTATTTTAATAATCAAGCTTAGTTTTTGAGTTTACGCTTGGTTTGAAGCGCGTGCAAATATTTAAAAATGGATGGCAAGATACGAAATTAGATGAAACCGTTCAATTAGGGAtcttaatatatataatattgGGCACACATCTTTTTGTTAATTTCTTGTGACTTGACTTGGGAGTCTCAAACAATAAAAATACATATTAGAGATAGTTGCAAGAATGATTTAACTAGCTCTGTGTATGTATTATGAGGCGATTGAGAAAAAAACAATTTAGATATATAGCTAATCAGAAAAACTGGTAAAATACATTAAAAAGTAACTTGTGTATTAGGAGTATGATGTTTACCTACGGAAATCTGTGCTGCAAGTGGGAATTTTTGAGTGCATTGTTCGGTTCGTGGGTCATGGCTCCGATAACCTACAGGACAGTAGCATCCGTACCCTCCTTGGGTGTCTCTGCATACACCGTAGCAGGGATACTTGGCTGGATTTGCACATTCATTTATATCTGCGTTGCATAAATTACAAAATCAATTAATTATTAGACATCTATTATATATTAAGTCCACCAGGGCTAAACAGAAAAATGACCGAGAAATAAGCCAGAAAATCCCACAAAATTAGAAACATCATGCCATTAATTTAAGTTATCTAGACAATACGTACCACGCTGCTGCGGAATTGGATGTATAGTAGTATCTAAATATTGTGTATAATACTAATTCAGTCCTAACGATTTATACTATGTGAGAAATTTCTGCACAAGGAAAAAAAAATCTTAACATGAAAAGTTATGCATGTCACAATTAAATACAATGTGATTTAAAACCTACTTAGAATGCACATGTTGTATGGTAGAAGATTCTCGTACGTAGATCGGACGGAAGCTAGTGGGTCAAGCTAGCAAATCTAACGGCTACAATGATTTTGATGATGTGTAAGCACACATGCCGACATAATTAGAAATAGTGTGACTCATTCTCTTATTGGATCTATGAAATAATCAATGGACATTAAAGTTTAAAATAATATCCTACCTATACCCAAGATTATTTTTGTTGCCGTACCCCTTTGATCTATAGTCCAACGAAGCGAATAGAAGATTGCTCACACCCCTTCCATATGTCCTCACACATATGTGGCCGCCACGGCCGTGTTTGCTTCGTTGCCCTGATCTTGTCGGCATATCGTTTTGGCCAGCCACATAAGGGCATGAACAATGGAGGCATCACCATGCGTATGCCCCAGCGAATCACGCAAGCCTGAAGGaacgaaaccaccatcttgcaataTTCTAGGCAACGGAGGCACTAGTCTGTGGTCCAGGTTTTCCAGTAACTCTCTTCCTTTCCTACGTCAAGCACACCGGGGCTTCTCTTGCTTTTTCCGTGCATACTCCtcttttctcttctctctctttgcttttCGCATGAGGAGGCTGGCTCTTCTGCAAGCATCAACCTTGGTCTGCAGGCAACATCTTTCGCTGAGCTGGGCTCGTTAAGACAGACGTGGCAGCTGGGGCACTAGTCCATGCTGGAGCATTGGCCATGCCCTAACACACATGCGTAACAGTGCATCTTTCGACCATGATATTACAATATATGGCTCTATTTTTTGCATGTTAATGTTAGATATTAGAACATTTACTATTCTTCCCGATAGGTGCTTTACGATTTAAGCTTAACGGTTGCATCAATTCACATTCCAGAGCCACTAGGTTTGTCAGTTAGAAATATGTCCAGATTCAGTATTAGTTGACAGTCACTCCAGTATTTGCATTTAATCATGTAGTGTTTCCTATAATGTCAATTAATAGGGAAAAGGAGTaacatttattttttattttttataaagatTAGTTTCCCCCATTCATTAAATGTGGCCAACTTTTATTCACACTGTAATACATATTCGCAGGGCTAAAGAAGGTTAGCACTCTTGGTTGAATTGTGTTTTGAAAGGACATAGAGATACATCAAACTTCTTGTAATGTAAATGTAGGAAAAAACATCCTACTACCTGATGGTAGTTACTctcatgtctcatatactaccatgtcgtagcatatatactactttatcattttaaGTATGTTTATATACTATTTATATACTACCAACTAGGACGGCTgtttgggacacctaggtgcccagGCTCCTTGCTTGTCTACCTTCGGATTGCTTTAAGATGTGTGTCGTTATGTTAGGTATAGACACTAACAGGTATACCCGTTTGCAGTATTAAAGGCGGAGAGCTATTGCAATTTACTATTCATTCCATTTAAATGCATGCTAATTAGCGACCACTTGCTCTAATTTGGACGTAGGTATTAATTAGCATGCACGCACCAAATACTTGCTTAGAAAAGAAGAAACTACCTAATTTATTCATGCATGTATGTGTGAAACAATAAAAAAACCTATAGTAATTAATGCATAGAAGGAAATTATTAAAAATTGCCTAATTTTTTCTGTACATAGTAGTAGTATTATTAACATGCCTTTTAAACAGATTTAGGTGTGCGTCTATGGGTATAAGAAAAAACTTGCTTCTCCTTGTACTCTACCTAGTTTTTTTAAGGTATATACCCAGAAATTGTGTGAGGATAATATGTTATTTTTTGGTATCATTCATCAGTATCATCGCATTTGATACATCTCTATCGTGGTATGTTGTATAGGTATTCGTATTTATATGAACATAGCATATCATCTGTCGAGGTATTTAGTTTATGTATCTGTAGACCTTTATGGGTATGTACCAATAAATTTCACGTCGAGGTATTCACAGAAATATCTTGAGTATGCACTgttatttaaaaaaaaaacttgAGTATCCACTTATAAATATATCGGAGTACGTTTGTAGGTTTCTAATACCTAGAATAAATTATAGGGTATATACGTGCATGCAAATTATTTGGAATAAATTCTAGGGTATATAAGTCGGTGTGTCTCTAATACCTAGAATAAATCATACGGTATATACGTGCATGTAAATTATTTGGAATAAATAATAGGGTATATACATTTGTAGGTATCTAAAAATACATAGAATAAATCGTATGGTATATACGTTCGTAGGCATATGTTCTAATACATAGAATAAATCATGCAGGAATCAGCTAGAATTAATGGTCGTGGAGGATACAAGTGCATGGACATGAAAAAGGAAAGCAATTTATTTGGAAGGGTAGTAGCGGTTATTTATAAGCAGGAAATGCATTAGCGGGTTGGACCCGACCCGAACAAGGTGACCAGGCAGCTAGGTGCCCCCCACATGTTACCCTACCAACTATCCTTATATACTCCCTCAATTTCTTTTTACTCAGTATATAAGATTTATGAATGTATTTTCTAAATATGAATGTATCTTCTAAATATACCAAAATTAACATGTTTTAAGATATTAGCCGCACATGCGCGTGTGCCACCCTATATATACTAGTTTATCGATGAAGAAAACCATAATTGTAGTAAACACGGCGTCTTACTGGTGCACCCGTCGACAACGTAAGGGTTGCCCGCGTAGCCTTTGGAGCACTTGCAGTTGTAGCCAGGCCCATTGATAGAGTCGATGCAGTCGCTGTGGTTGCTGACGCAGGCGTGCTGACTTGTCGTGGCCACTTGTTTGCATGATAGTATGTCGTTGCCGGAGATATCTGCGGAGCCGCGAATGGCCCAGTCGAGCCACACCAGTGAGGTCCGACGTCTGTCCATCTTGAGATCAGACCTGTGGAAGGTGTAGTTGTTCCTATCGACGAGGAAGGCGTAGTCGCACGAGCTGAAGTTCATCACGGCGGAGTGGTTgtattcagagtcgaagtcgaagtAGTTGTCGGTGAGCCCCGGCGGGATGTCGACGTGGCAGCACCCGACGCCTTTGCACTGTCCGTTCTGCGCGCTCACTGAGTTGTTGCAGTAGGACATGCAACCGATGTTGTAGGCGTAGTCGTCGCCACCCCCAACGGTCTCCTTGCTGGCGATGTAACCGACGGTGTTGCAGCCGACGACGATGAGCATGTTGTGCGTGTCGGAGATGCGGTACACGCCGTGCTGGTTCATCATCGTCTCTCCATACATGATGTCGTTGGTTTCAGCTGGACTGGAGGTGTTGAAGCACTGCGACCCGATGGGAAGCATCACCTGCGACTCGTCTGGATCCAACGACAGCTTCACCACCCGGAGTGGCGTGCCGGCGAGCACAGGGCCGCCCTTGGTGCACTCGATCTCGAAGCCCTTGCGGAAGCAGCCGGCGCCGATACCGAAGGGGTAGGGGATGTCCACGCCGCCACAGCTCGGCGGACACCCATCAGTCGCCGCGGTGGTAGCTGCTGTTGTAGCTGCCGCAAGGAGCAGCTGGAAGATCAATGCCATCCACATATTATGTCGCATGCTCACCGTTTCCATGTTGGTTTCCGGCAAGTCACTGCTTTTATAAGTAGCGACCGAGCACTCCTGCACTGCTGAGCCCGCCTCTCAGCCATATCACAATCTTTCTTCTCCGAAAATACATAGCTGACCCTGAGGTCACCCGCTGccatgtgaacagtaaattcaaatacAATAGCCAGAGAAAAAACTTAATTTTTTGTACATCAAAGATGTCCAACTCTGTTAGGTGCTTGTAAATTTTTGTACTCTGATTATATCGGAGGAGCTcggtaaaaaagaaaaaaaaacagaaaatcagATCTCCAAAATGCCCAAGTTTTGAAAAATCTCTGATTCTGTTTTTTTTTGTNNNNNNNNNNNNNNNNNNNNNNNNNNNNNNNNNNNNNNNNNNNNNNNNNNNNNNNNNNNNNNNNNNNNNNNNNNNNNNNNNNNNNNNNNNNNNNNNNNNNNNNNNNNNNNNNNNNNNNNNNNNNNNNNNNNNNNNNNNNNNNNNNNNNNNNNNNNNNNNNNNNNNNNNNNNNNNNNNNNNNNNNNNNNNNNNNNNNNNNNNNNNNNNNNNNNNNNNNNNNNN encodes:
- the LOC119315910 gene encoding wall-associated receptor kinase 2-like, yielding MWMALIFQLLLAAATTAATTAATDGCPPSCGGVDIPYPFGIGAGCFRKGFEIECTKGGPVLAGTPLRVVKLSLDPDESQVMLPIGSQCFNTSSPAETNDIMYGETMMNQHGVYRISDTHNMLIVVGCNTVGYIASKETVGGGDDYAYNIGCMSYCNNSVSAQNGQCKGVGCCHVDIPPGLTDNYFDFDSEYNHSAVMNFSSCDYAFLVDRNNYTFHRSDLKMDRRRTSLVWLDWAIRGSADISGNDILSCKQVATTSQHACVSNHSDCIDSINGPGYNCKCSKGYAGNPYVVDGCTNINECANPAKYPCYGVCRDTQGGYGCYCPVGYRSHDPRTEQCTQKFPLAAQISVGAIGGILVLAFLAFFFVLRKEKQKARDFYRKNGGLTLEKARTIKIYTRGDLKPILKSSNVIGKGGFGEVYKGVVDGVIVAVKKPNGRSVLEKEQFPNEVTILSQVSHKNIVRLIGCCLEVDNPMLVYEFISKGSLDDNLHRADNKDLLDLDVRLSILEDSAHGLSYMHSQTHNTILHGDVKPANILLDENFSPKIADFGISRLIAKGKEHTRNIIGDMSYMDPVYLQTGRLTDKSDVYSFGVVILELISRRRATHSDNNSLVRSFLECHQNGESMTELFDKEIAMTGDLEFLNKLVDIAVECLNLDADKRPSMTDVAGRLLTLHRARNL